The following are from one region of the Mangifera indica cultivar Alphonso chromosome 14, CATAS_Mindica_2.1, whole genome shotgun sequence genome:
- the LOC123196633 gene encoding LOW QUALITY PROTEIN: probable acyl-activating enzyme 17, peroxisomal (The sequence of the model RefSeq protein was modified relative to this genomic sequence to represent the inferred CDS: inserted 2 bases in 2 codons) → MAAATHTYKSLEGISRSDIEALGIPSKLAEQLHRKLAEIIVNYGAATPDTWRNICRDVLNPELPFSFHQMLYYGCYKDFGPDPPAWLPNPEAANFTNVGQLLEXRGKELLGSRYKDPMSSFSDFQEFSVSNPEVYWKTVLDEMNISFSVPPQCILCEDAYGASHLSNPGGQWLLGAYLNPAKNCLSLKSGRSLDDIVIRWRDEGDDNLPVKSMTLKELRAQVWLVAYALSSLGLERGSAIAIDMPLNVNAVVIYLSIVLAGYMVVSIADSFAALEISTRLKISEAKAIFTQDVIIRGDKIIPLYGRIVDAQAPMAIVIPARGSGISMRLRDGDISWHVFLGKVRDFKECEFSAVEQPVEAFTNILFSSGTTGEPKAIPWTNATPLKAAADAWCHMDIRKGDIVAWPTNLGWMMGPWLVYASLLNGASIALYNGSPLGSGFAKFVQDAKVTMLGVIPSIVRTWKSADCVAGYDWSGIRRFASTGEASNVDEYLWLMGRAHYKPVIEYCGGTEIGGGFVSGSLLQPQSLAAFSTPAMGCKLFILGDDGVPIPQNLPGMGELALGPLMFGSSSKLLNANHYDVYFKGMPSWNGQILRRHGDXFERTSRGYYRAHGRADDTMNLGGIKVSSIEIERICNTVDSNILETAAVGVPQPTGGPEQLIVAVVFKESSKTPPDLNQLRVSFNSAVQKKLNPLFRVSHVIPLPYLPRTATNKVMRRVLRKQLSQHDKTSKL, encoded by the exons ATGGCTGCTGCGACTCACACTTATAAGTCACTCGAGGGGATCTCCAGGAGCGACATCGAAGCCCTGGGAATCCCTTCTAAACTTGCTGAGCAACTCCATCGGAAGCTCGCCGAGATTATCGTTAATTACGGGGCTGCCACGCCCGACACTTGGCGCAACATCTGCAGAGACGTCCTTAATCCCGAACTTCCCTTCTCTTTTCATCAGATGCTCTACTATGGTTGCTACAAGGACTTTGGACCCGACCCGCCTGCTTGGTTGCCCAACCC GGAGGCTGCAAATTTTACAAATGTTGGGCAGCTATTAG AGCGTGGAAAAGAGCTTCTGGGGTCAAGATACAAGGATCCCATGTCAAGTTTTTCTGACTTTCAGGAATTCTCAGTCTCAAATCCTGAG GTGTATTGGAAAACTGTTCTGGATGAAATGAACATTTCGTTTTCAGTACCTCCCCAATGTATATTATGTGAGGATGCCTATGGTGCAAGCCACTTGTCAAACCCAGGTGGGCAATGGCTTCTTGGAGCATATTTGAATCCTGCAAAAAATTGCTTGAGTTTAAAAAGTGGTAGAAGTTTGGATGACATTGTGATAAGATGGCGTGATGAAGGAGATGATAATTTGCCTGTAAAGAGCATGACACTCAAGGAATTGCGTGCGCAGGTTTG GTTAGTTGCATATGCACTGAGTTCCCTGGGCTTGGAGAGGGGATCTGCAATTGCAATTGATATGCCGCTGAATGTCAATGCTGTGGTCATCTACCTGTCTATTGTTCTGGCAGGTTACATGGTTGTATCCATTGCTGATAGTTTTGCAGCCCTTGAAATATCAACAAGACTTAAAATATCAGAAGCAAAAGCCATATTTACTCAG GATGTAATCATTCGTGGTGACAAAATTATACCATTGTATGG TAGAATTGTGGATGCCCAAGCACCTATGGCTATTGTTATTCCAGCCAGAGGCTCTGGCATCAGCATGAGATTGCGTGATGGTGACATTTCTTGGCATGTCTTTCTTGGAAAAGTCAGAGATTTCAA AGAATGTGAATTTTCAGCTGTTGAACAACCCGTAGAAGCATTTACAaacattcttttctcatctGGAACCACAG GGGAACCGAAAGCAATTCCATGGACCAATGCAACTCCTTTGAAGGCTGCAGCAGATGCATGGTGCCACATGGATATCCGTAAAGGGGATATTGTTGCTTGGCCAACTAACCTGGGGTGGATGATGGGTCCTTGGTTGGTCTATGCGTCATTGCTAAATGGAGCTTCGATAGCTTTATATAATGGATCCCCCCTTGGCTCTGGCTTTGCTAAGTTTGTACAG GATGCTAAAGTAACAATGCTTGGTGTTATCCCAAGTATTGTTCGAACATGGAAAAGTGCAGATTGTGTAGCTGGCTACGACTGGTCTGGCATTCG GCGCTTTGCCTCCACTGGAGAAGCTTCTAACGTGGATGAATACTTATGGCTGATGGGGAGAGCTCATTACAAACCTGTGATTGAATATTGTGGTGGTACAGAGATTGGTGGTGGATTTGTTTCTGGATCATTACTGCAGCCTCAATCACTGGCTGCTTTTAGTACACCAGCTATGGGCTGCAAGTTGTTTATTCTCGGAGATGACGGTGTTCCTATA CCTCAGAATCTACCTGGGATGGGTGAGTTGGCGCTTGGTCCTCTCATGTTTGGTTCTTCGAGTAAACTGCTGAATGCTAATCACTATGATGTGTATTTTAAGGGAATGCCTTCTTGGAATGGACAG ATTCTGCGAAGGCATGGGG TATTTGAACGCACTTCTAGAGGATATTATCGTGCACATGGCCGTGCAGATGATACCATGAATCTTGGGGGCATAAAG GTTAGTTCGATTGAGATTGAGCGCATCTGTAATACAGTAGATAGCAACATCCTTGAAACAGCAGCAGTTGGGGTGCCACAACCTACCGGTGGACCTGAGCAACTTATAGTCGCCGTTGTATTCAAAGAGTCAAGTAAAACACCACCGGACTTGAATCAATTGAGGGTGTCTTTCAATTCAGCAGTACAGAAGAAACTGAATCCTTTGTTCAGG GTTTCTCATGTCATTCCTCTTCCATACCTTCCAAGGACAGCGACAAACAAGGTGATGAGAAGGGTCTTGCGGAAGCAGCTTTCTCAGCACGACAAAACTTCTAAACTATGA
- the LOC123195513 gene encoding protein CHAPERONE-LIKE PROTEIN OF POR1, chloroplastic isoform X1, which translates to MSSHLFSNPNLSTPFLPHKFSGHQSVAKATPFCTISRSPQAPRCAVDTSYGGNIPTFPRMNVWDPYKCLGVSPYASEEEIWGSRNFLLQQYAGHERSEESIEAAFEKLLMTSFRLRKKTKINLKSKLKKQVEESPPWVKNLLNFVELPPMEVIFRRLFLFAFMGGWSIMNSAEGGPAFQVAVSLAACMYFLNEKTKSLARASIIGFGALASGWICGSIFVPMIPTVLIHPTWTLELLTSLVAYVFLFLGCTFLK; encoded by the exons ATGTCTTCTCACTTATTCTCAAACCCTAATTTATCCACGCCCTTCCTCCCTCATAAATT TTCTGGTCATCAAAGTGTGGCCAAAGCGACCCCGTTTTGCACCATTTCTAGAAGCCCTCAAGCTCCTCGTTGTGCTGTAGATACATCCTATGGAG GTAACATCCCAACCTTTCCTCGAATGAATGTTTGGGATCCTTATAAATGCCTTGGTGTAAGCCCTTATGCTTCCGAGGAAGAAATTTGGGGATCACGCAATTTTCTACTGCAACAATATGCTGGACATGAGAGAAGTGAAGAATCAATAGAAGCTGCTTTTGAGAAATTACTGATGACCAGCTTCAGACTAAGGaagaaaaccaaaattaatttgaaaagcAAGCTAAAGAAGCAAGTCGAGGAGTCTCCACCCTGGGTTAAGAACTTACTCAATTTTGTGGAGCTTCCTCCTATGGAAGTTATTTTCAGAAGATTATTCCTTTTTGCATTTATGGGTGGCTGGAGTATCATGAATTCTGCTGAAGGTGGACCTGCTTTCCAG GTAGCTGTCTCTCTGGCCGCTTGCATGTACTTCCTTAATGAGAAGACAAAGAGCTTGGCTAGAGCGTCGATCATCGG ATTTGGAGCTCTTGCGAGTGGGTGGATTTGTGGTTCCATCTTTGTCCCTATGATTCCAACAGTGCTAATTCATCCTACTTGGACACTGGAGCTTCTAACATCACTAGTAGCGtatgttttcttgtttcttgGCTGTACTTTTCTCAAATAA
- the LOC123195513 gene encoding protein CHAPERONE-LIKE PROTEIN OF POR1, chloroplastic isoform X2 has protein sequence MSSHLFSNPNLSTPFLPHKFSGHQSVAKATPFCTISRSPQAPRCAVDTSYGGNIPTFPRMNVWDPYKCLGVSPYASEEEIWGSRNFLLQQYAGHERSEESIEAAFEKLLMTSFRLRKKTKINLKSKLKKQVEESPPWVKNLLNFVELPPMEVIFRRLFLFAFMGGWSIMNSAEGGPAFQVAVSLAACMYFLNEKTKSLARASIIGFGALASGWICGSIFVPMIPTVLIHPTWTLELLTSLVASFG, from the exons ATGTCTTCTCACTTATTCTCAAACCCTAATTTATCCACGCCCTTCCTCCCTCATAAATT TTCTGGTCATCAAAGTGTGGCCAAAGCGACCCCGTTTTGCACCATTTCTAGAAGCCCTCAAGCTCCTCGTTGTGCTGTAGATACATCCTATGGAG GTAACATCCCAACCTTTCCTCGAATGAATGTTTGGGATCCTTATAAATGCCTTGGTGTAAGCCCTTATGCTTCCGAGGAAGAAATTTGGGGATCACGCAATTTTCTACTGCAACAATATGCTGGACATGAGAGAAGTGAAGAATCAATAGAAGCTGCTTTTGAGAAATTACTGATGACCAGCTTCAGACTAAGGaagaaaaccaaaattaatttgaaaagcAAGCTAAAGAAGCAAGTCGAGGAGTCTCCACCCTGGGTTAAGAACTTACTCAATTTTGTGGAGCTTCCTCCTATGGAAGTTATTTTCAGAAGATTATTCCTTTTTGCATTTATGGGTGGCTGGAGTATCATGAATTCTGCTGAAGGTGGACCTGCTTTCCAG GTAGCTGTCTCTCTGGCCGCTTGCATGTACTTCCTTAATGAGAAGACAAAGAGCTTGGCTAGAGCGTCGATCATCGG ATTTGGAGCTCTTGCGAGTGGGTGGATTTGTGGTTCCATCTTTGTCCCTATGATTCCAACAGTGCTAATTCATCCTACTTGGACACTGGAGCTTCTAACATCACTAGTAGC TTCTTTTGGTTGA